The genomic DNA ACGCGGCTGGTCGAGGGCGTTCGAGACCATGGGGCCGTCGTTCCTGGTGTCGCGGTCCCCGATACGGTCAAACGCGTGGAGGGCGAGGTCGTCCGGGATACGGTGGATCGAAGTGGGCTGAGGCTCGCGCAGACCCCTCAGGCGGCACGTCGCCAGTGGCTGCAGGACGCGTTCGATCGTCTGGGCGATGCCGTCCTGGAACAGACCGACGAGGCCGGAATTCTGGAGCAGGCCGGCCATGAGGTGCACTGGGTCCAGGGAGAACGACGGAACGCCAAGATTACGACTCGGGAAGATCTCGATCAGGCACAGGCGTGGTTCGCCGAGGACGCCGACGGAGCGGAGATGGATCTCAGGATAGGCACGGGGTTCGATATCCACCGTTATGGCCAGGCGGGAACCCACAGGCAGTTGGTCCTTGGCGGTGTCGTCTTTCCGGGCGAGACGCCTCTCGACGGGCACTCCGATGCGGATGTCATTCTTCACGCGGCGATGGATGCGATGCTTGGAGCGCTCTGTCTCGGCGATATCGGCCACCATTTCCCACCGGACGACGAACGATTCCGGAATGCCGACAGCGCGGAGTTGGCCGCACACGTTTCCCGCTTGATTCGCGAGGCCGGTTTCGAGCCCGTCAACCTGGACATCACGTTCCTCGGGCAACGTCCGAAGATCTCGCCCCATGCCGACGCCATGCGGAAGCGGATCGGCGAGGCCTTCGGGATGCCCAGCGACCGGGTCGGGCTGAAGGCCACAACTCTGGAGGGCCTGGGCGCCCTGGGGCGTGGCGAAGGGCTGGCCTGTCAGGCCGTCGCCCTCGTTCGGGCGTCGTCGTGAGTCACGGCCCACGCGTCCGTTTTGCGCCATCTCCCACCGGGTCGCTTCACCTGGGCAACGCTCGGACCGCGCTCTTCAACTGGCTGGAAGCCCGCCGGCGCGGGGGGACGATGGTCCTCCGGATCGAGGATACGGATACCGATCGGCACCAGGCGACGTCCGAGGCGACGATCTTCGAGGATCTACGTTGGCTGGGGCTGGATTGGGATGAGGGCCCCGACGTCGGCGGGGATCACGGCCCCTACCGACAGAGCGAACGCAGCGAACTCTATCGGGAGGCCGGTCAGCGGTTGCTTCGGGCCGGACGGGCCTACCGCTGTTTCTGTCCTTCGGACGGCGTGACTCCGTACCCTGGGACCTGTCGGGGGTTGGATCCCGAGGAGGCGACGACGCGAGCCGGCGGCGGAGAGCCCCACGCGATCCGGTTTGCCGTCGTGGACCCGCAGTCGCCCGCCGACATGGTCCGGTTCGAGGATGGGCTACGGGGGACCATCGAGTTCCCCACTGCGGAGCTGGGTGACACGGTCATCGTTCGTCAGGACGGTCGCCCGACCTACAATTTTGCGGTCGTGGTCGACGATGCCGCCATGGCCATCGACGAGGTCATCCGTGGCGACGACCATCTCTCCAATACGCCAAGACAGGTTCTCCTGTTCGATGCCCTCGGTAGCCCGCGACCTCGTTTTGTCCATCTCC from Acidobacteriota bacterium includes the following:
- the ispD gene encoding 2-C-methyl-D-erythritol 4-phosphate cytidylyltransferase; protein product: MRRGRSETIVAIVVAAGRGSRFGGTLPKQFETLGAGMSVLQVAVRAMQACADVDGIVVVLSEDEIRSDTGRAVAGWPGVQAVVAGGATRPESVRAGLEAATDADYVLVHDAARPLVTPELMTRLVEGVRDHGAVVPGVAVPDTVKRVEGEVVRDTVDRSGLRLAQTPQAARRQWLQDAFDRLGDAVLEQTDEAGILEQAGHEVHWVQGERRNAKITTREDLDQAQAWFAEDADGAEMDLRIGTGFDIHRYGQAGTHRQLVLGGVVFPGETPLDGHSDADVILHAAMDAMLGALCLGDIGHHFPPDDERFRNADSAELAAHVSRLIREAGFEPVNLDITFLGQRPKISPHADAMRKRIGEAFGMPSDRVGLKATTLEGLGALGRGEGLACQAVALVRASS